The DNA region CAGCTCACGCTTGAGCCCGACGTCCATCACGGCCGCCTCCCTTGTTCTCCGACCTTTTCTCCGAAACAGGCCTGCCAACCGTACTCTCAGACCTCTTCGGGCAGATCCCCGACCCGGTTCTCCCACTTGGTGGAGAGCACGATCGTGGTGCGGGTGCGGGAGACGCCCTTGGTGCCGGAGAGCCGGCGGATGGTCTTCTCCAGGCCGTCGACGTCGTTGGCGCGGACCTTGAGCATGAAGGAGTCGTCGCCGGCGATGAACCAGCAGTCCTCGATCTCGGCCAGGTCCTTCAGGCGGCGGGCCACGTCCTCGTGGTCGGCGGCGTCGGAGAGCGAGATGCCGATGAGCGCGGTGACGCCGAGGCCGAGGGAGGCCGCGTCGACGGTGGCGCGGTAGCCGGTGATGACACCGGCGGCCTCCAGGCGGTTGATGCGGTCGGTCACGGAGGGGCCGGAGAGCCCGACGAGCCGGCCGAGTTCGGCGTACGAGGCGCGACCGTTCTCACGCAGGGCCTGGATGAGCTGCCTGTCCACGGCGTCCATAGGGAAACACCTTCCATTGTCCAGCGGTACCGCGAGTTTAGGTATAGAATCTAAGGTACACAGGGGCCGACACCCTGTGAATCTTTCAGTGGATCAAAGACGATCTTTCAGGAGTGGTGTTCACCGTGTACACGATCGAGATGGCCTACGCCCGTATGCGCGAGCTGCAGGACCTGGCCAACCGCTCGCGTGCCCACCAGCCGTCCGCCTCCAAGCGCGGTGCGAAGAAGCGCGCCGCCGCCAAGAAGCGCTAGTCCGGGCGGGGAGCGGCACCACCGAGCTCTCCCTCCCACCGGCGGTACAGCTCGTGCGGCACCCCTGCCGCATCGAGCACCCGCCCGGCGACGAAGTCCACGAGGTCCTGGATGTGCGTCGCCCCCGTATAGAACGCCGGAGAGGCGGGCAGCACCACGGCGCCCGCCTCGTCCAGCGCCACCATGTGCCTGAGGGTCTGCCCGTTCAGCGGCGTCTCCCGCACGACGACCACCAGCGGCCGGCGCTCCTTGAGCGTCACGCTCGCCACCCGCTGCAGCAGGTCCTTCGAAAGCCCGAGCGCGATCCCCGCCACCGCGGCCGTCGACGCCGGCACCACCAGCATCCCCTTGACGGGGTACGAGCCCGAGGACGGCCCGGCCGCCAGGTCACCGGCCGGCCAGAACCGCACGCCGCTCACCTCGGCGTCGAAGGTGTCCGGCTTCCCGTCGGCGCCCCGCGCCAGCCACGCCGCCAGGTCCTCGCGCCAGTGCGCGTCCCGGAAGGCGATCCCCGTCTCGTCGAGCAGCGTCAGCCGCGAGGCCCGCGAGACGATCAGGTCGACGTCCTCCCCCGCGGCCAGCAGCCCCCGCAGCACGGCGGCGGCATAGGGCGTCCCCGACGCCCCCGACACCCCGACCACCCAGGGACGACGCTGCTTGCTGTTGTTCGGCTCCACGCCGCCGAGCCTATCCGGCGCCTAGACCGTCAGCCCGCGCACCAGCAGGTCGAGCAGCGCGCACACGAAGAGCGCGATGCCGATGAAACCGTTGACGGTGAAGAACGCCCGGTTCAGGCGGGACAGGTCGTGCGGCTTCACGATCGAGTGCTCGTAGCAGAACGCCGCCGCCACGATCACCAGTCCGGCCCAAAAGAACACACCCGCGTCCGTGGCCAGCGCGTACCAGACCAGCAGGCCCGTGGTCACGACCGCCGACGCCCGCGCACCCCACAGGGCGGCCGGGACTCCGAAGCGGGCCGGGACCGACATGACGCCCTCCGCCCGGTCGGCGGCGACGTCCTGGCAGGCGAAGATCAGGTCGAAGCCGCCGATCCAGATGCCGACCGCGAGGCCGAGGATCACCGCGTCCCAGGACCACTCCCCCGACACCGCCAGCCAGGCGCCGATCGGGCCGATGGACTGGGCGAGACCGAGGATCGCGTGCGGGAAGTTGGTGAACCGCTTCCCGTACGGATAGACCACCATCGGGATCACGGCGAGCGGCGCGAGCGCCAGGCACAGCGGGTTGAGCAGCGCCGCCGCGCCCAGGAACACGACCACCGCCACGCCGGCGCCGGTCCACGCGGACCGCACCGACACCGCGCCGGTCACCAGCTCGCGGTTGGCGGTACGCGGATTGCGGGCGTCGATCTCCCGGTCGATGATCCGGTTGCACGCCATGGCGAAGGTCCGCAGACCCACCATGCAGACCGTCACCAGGAACAGCGTCCACCAGTGGATCCGCCGGTCCAGCTGGAACATCGCGGTCAGCGAGGCGATGTACGCGAAGGGCAGCGCGAAGACCGAGTGCTCGATCATCACGAGGCGGAGGAACGCCTTGGTACGGCCCGGCTGGGCGCCGGGCACGGCGGCGGTGGTCACAGCCCGTACTCCTTCCAGCGGCGGTCCACCAGGGCCGCCGTCGCCGGGTCCGACTCGACCATGTCCGGCCAGCCGCCGTCCCGGGTGTAGCCCTCCTCGGGCAGCTTCCTGGTGGCGTCGATACCGGCCTTCCCACCCCAGAACTGCTGGTAGGAGGCATGGTCCAGATGGTCCACCGGGCCCTCGACGACCGTGAGGTCGCGGGCGTAGTCGGTGTTGCCGAGGGCCCGCCAGGACACCTCGTGCAGGTCGTGCACGTCGCAGTCCTTGTCGACCACGATGATCAGCTTGGTCAGCGACATCATGTGCGCGCCCCAGATGGCGTGCATGACCTTCTGCGCGTGCTTCGGGTACTTCTTGTCGATCGAGACGATCGCGCAGTTGTGGAAGCCGCCGGACTCCGGCAGGTGGTAGTCCACGATGTCCGGCACGATGATCTTGAGCAGCGGCAGGAAGAACCGCTCCGTCGCCCGCCCGAGCGGCCCGTCCTCGGTCGGCGGCCGGCCGACCACGATCGACTGCAGCAGCGGACGCTTCCGCATCGTGACGCAGTCGATCTTCAGCGCCGGGAACGGCTCCTGCGGCGTGTAGAAGCCGGTGTGGTCGCCGAAGGGCCCCTCCGGCAGCATCTCGCCCGGCTCCAGCCAGCCCTCGATCACGACCTCCGCCTGCGCCGGGACCTGGAGCGGGACGGTCTTGCAGTCGACCATCTCGATCCGCTTGCCCTGCACGAAGCCGGCGAAGAGGTACTCGTCGATGTCGCCCGGCAGCGGCGCCGTCGAGGCGTACGTCACGGCCGGCGGACAGCCGAAGGCGATCGCGACCGGCAGCCGCTCACCGCGCTCGGCGGCCACCGCGTAGTGGTTGCGGCTGTCCTTGTGGATCTGCCAGTGCATGCCGATGGTGCGCTTGTCGTGGCGCTGGAGCCGGTAGAGGCCGAGATTCCGTACGCCCGTCTCCGGGTGCTTGGTGTGGGTGAGCCCCAGGTTGAAGAAGGAGCCGCCGTCCTTCGGCCAGGTGAAGAGGGCCGGCAGCCGGTCGAGGTCGACGTCGTCGCCGGTGAGCACGACCTCCTGGACCGGTGCCTCTTTGACCTTCTTCGGGGGCACGTGGACCATCGAGCCCAGCTTCCCGAAGGCCTCGCGGACCCCGACGAAGCCGTGCGGCAGCTCCGGCTTGAGGAGACCGCCGATCTTCTCGCTGATCTCCTCGTACGACTTCAGGCCGAGCGCCTTGAGCAGCCGGCGGTCCGTCCCGAAGACGTTCATCGCGAGCGGCATGGCGGAGCCCTTCACGTTCTCGAAGAGCAGCGCCGGGCCTCCCGCCTTGTTCACCCGGTCGACGATCTCCCCGACCTCCAGGTACGGATCGACTTCGGCCTTGATGCGCTTGAGGTCGCCTTCGCGCTCCAGCGCCCGGAGCAGCGAGCGGAGATCGTCGTAAGCCATAGGGGTCAGTATCGGTCACCGGCTAGGCTGGGCACGTCACCGGGGCCGCCGAAACCGCTGCCCGCCGATGCTTTCCAGGGGGCTGTCCCACATGCTCAGGGCGCTGATGTACATCCTGCCGCTGGCGCTGACGATCTACGCGTTCATCGACTGCCTCAACACCCCCGAGGACGAGGCCAAGCACCTGCCCAAGGTGGTCTGGGTCATCATCATCCTGCTCTTCTGGATCGTCGGACCCATCGTCTGGTTCGCCGCCGGCAAGATGCGCCGTGCCCCGGCCGGCGGCCGCACGCCCAGCGAGTGGCACCGCAACCACCGCCACGAGTGGGTCGCCCCGGACGACAACCCCGAGTTCCTGAAGTCGCTGCGCGAGGACAACAAGAAGGACGAGGCGCTCCTGAAGGACTGGGAGGCCGACCTGCGCCGCCGCGAGGAGGAGCTGAAGCGCCGCGAGCGCGGGGAAGAGTCCGAGAGCTGAGGACCGAGAGCTGATGGAGCTGCGGCTCCTCGTCACCTTCGAGAAGGTCGCCACGGTCCTCTCCTTCACCCGGGCCGCCGCCGAACTCGCCTACGCCCAGTCCAGCGTCACCAGCCAGGTCAAGGCCCTGGAGACCTCGCTGGGCGTCGAGCTCTTCGAGCGGCTCGGCTCCCGGATCCGGCTCACCGAGGCCGGTGAACGACTCCTTCCGTACGCCCGGCAGATCATCGCCCTCGCCGACGAGGCCCGCACCGCCGTCACCGGCGACGGCGAACCGGCCGGCACGATCGCCGTCGGCACCATGGAGTCGCTCACCTCCTACCGCCTGCCGCCGCTCCTCGAACTCTTCCACCACCGCTACCCGGGCATCCGGCTCGCCCTGCGCCCCACCCTCGGCGACGCGACCCGGCAGGCGCTGCGCGAGGGCACCTACGACCTCGGGCTGCTGATGGAGCGGGAGACGGAGCACGAGGGCCTGGACAGCGAGGTCCTCGCCGAGGAGCCGCTGGTCCTGGTGGCCTCACCGCGCCACCCGCTGGCCGGCCGCACCGGTCTCACCGCCGGGGAGCTCTCGGGCGCCGCGCTCGTGGGCACGGAGCCCGGCTGCGCCTACCGGGACCTGTTCGAGGCCGAACTCAAGCCGTACGGGCCGGTGTTCACCGAGTACGGCACGATCGAGGCCAGCAAGCGGGGCGTGGCGGCGGGGCTCGGGATCGCCCTGCTGCCCCGGATCGCCGTCCGCGAGGAACTGGCGTCCGGGGCGCTGGTGGCCCTCGACTGGGAGCCGCCCTTCACCCTCTTCACGCAGATCGCGTGGCGGCGGGGGAAGCGGCTGCCGGCGCATGTGCGGCTGTTCGTGGAGCAGGCGCGGCGGCTCGTGCGCGAGGAGTCGCCGGGGCCTGGGGGGTCGCGGGGGTCTGCGGGGCCTGGGGAGTCTGCGGGGCCTTCGCCAGAGTCACCCTGAGGCTGGCGAGCACGATCAGCGGGACGCCGAGCGCCTGGACGAGCCCGATGTGGTGCCCGTACACGGCCCAGTCGACGCCCATCGCGACGGCCGGGTAGGTGAAGGCGAGCACCGCGATCCGGGCGGTGGGCAGCTTGGCGTACGCCGCGTACATCAGGACGTACATCACCCCGGTATGGACGATCCCGAGCCCGACCAGCCAGCCCCAGCCGGCACCGAGCCGCGCGGCCTCGCCGAAGTCGGCGAAGGGCAGGAGCAGCGGGATGCCGGTGGTGACCTGCACGAGGGCGATGAGGTGGGGCCGCACGCCGCTGATCCGCTTGGTCACGATCGTCGACAGGGCGTAGAGCACGGCGGCGGCGAGCGCGAACCCGAGGCCCTTCAGCGACGCCGTGTCCCCGGGCCGGATGCCCGAGACGAGGACGAGGCCGGCGAAGGCGACGGCGAGCCAGCCGAGCTTCCCGGCGCTGATCCGCTCGCGCAGCACGGCCGCGCCGAGGACCACCAGGAAGAACGGCTGGGTGTGGTAGACGACGGTGGCGAAGGAGATCGAGGTGGCCTCGTACGCCTCGAAGAGGAACACCCAGTTGAAGACGATGAACGCCCCGCCGAGCGCCGCGAGCCCGAGCTTCTTCGCGGTGAACCCGTGGCCGGTGAAGAAGCCGCGCGCCAGGCTGTAGACGCCGAGGGCGAGGGCCCCGAAGACGCACCGGAAGAAGACGACGTCGAACGGGGAGGCCCCCGACTCGACGACGAAGACGCCGAGGGTGCCGGAGAGCACCATGGCGGCGGTCAGTTCGATGTTTCCCCTGGCCTGGTTCGCGCTGGTCTCGTTTCTCATGCCCATGACGCTACGAACGGGCGCGGGTCCCGGTCCACGAGCCAGTGGGGCGTCCTGCCGATCGGGCCATCGGTGTCACCGATCGCCCCAGGTCGAGGACGCTCAGGCCGAACATGAGCACCCCGAGGG from Streptomyces fradiae includes:
- the mqnP gene encoding menaquinone biosynthesis prenyltransferase MqnP codes for the protein MTTAAVPGAQPGRTKAFLRLVMIEHSVFALPFAYIASLTAMFQLDRRIHWWTLFLVTVCMVGLRTFAMACNRIIDREIDARNPRTANRELVTGAVSVRSAWTGAGVAVVVFLGAAALLNPLCLALAPLAVIPMVVYPYGKRFTNFPHAILGLAQSIGPIGAWLAVSGEWSWDAVILGLAVGIWIGGFDLIFACQDVAADRAEGVMSVPARFGVPAALWGARASAVVTTGLLVWYALATDAGVFFWAGLVIVAAAFCYEHSIVKPHDLSRLNRAFFTVNGFIGIALFVCALLDLLVRGLTV
- a CDS encoding DMT family transporter encodes the protein MRNETSANQARGNIELTAAMVLSGTLGVFVVESGASPFDVVFFRCVFGALALGVYSLARGFFTGHGFTAKKLGLAALGGAFIVFNWVFLFEAYEATSISFATVVYHTQPFFLVVLGAAVLRERISAGKLGWLAVAFAGLVLVSGIRPGDTASLKGLGFALAAAVLYALSTIVTKRISGVRPHLIALVQVTTGIPLLLPFADFGEAARLGAGWGWLVGLGIVHTGVMYVLMYAAYAKLPTARIAVLAFTYPAVAMGVDWAVYGHHIGLVQALGVPLIVLASLRVTLAKAPQTPQAPQTPATPQAPATPRARAAAPAPRTAAHAPAAASPAATRSA
- a CDS encoding Lrp/AsnC family transcriptional regulator gives rise to the protein MDAVDRQLIQALRENGRASYAELGRLVGLSGPSVTDRINRLEAAGVITGYRATVDAASLGLGVTALIGISLSDAADHEDVARRLKDLAEIEDCWFIAGDDSFMLKVRANDVDGLEKTIRRLSGTKGVSRTRTTIVLSTKWENRVGDLPEEV
- a CDS encoding UbiX family flavin prenyltransferase; amino-acid sequence: MEPNNSKQRRPWVVGVSGASGTPYAAAVLRGLLAAGEDVDLIVSRASRLTLLDETGIAFRDAHWREDLAAWLARGADGKPDTFDAEVSGVRFWPAGDLAAGPSSGSYPVKGMLVVPASTAAVAGIALGLSKDLLQRVASVTLKERRPLVVVVRETPLNGQTLRHMVALDEAGAVVLPASPAFYTGATHIQDLVDFVAGRVLDAAGVPHELYRRWEGELGGAAPRPD
- a CDS encoding menaquinone biosynthesis decarboxylase, which encodes MAYDDLRSLLRALEREGDLKRIKAEVDPYLEVGEIVDRVNKAGGPALLFENVKGSAMPLAMNVFGTDRRLLKALGLKSYEEISEKIGGLLKPELPHGFVGVREAFGKLGSMVHVPPKKVKEAPVQEVVLTGDDVDLDRLPALFTWPKDGGSFFNLGLTHTKHPETGVRNLGLYRLQRHDKRTIGMHWQIHKDSRNHYAVAAERGERLPVAIAFGCPPAVTYASTAPLPGDIDEYLFAGFVQGKRIEMVDCKTVPLQVPAQAEVVIEGWLEPGEMLPEGPFGDHTGFYTPQEPFPALKIDCVTMRKRPLLQSIVVGRPPTEDGPLGRATERFFLPLLKIIVPDIVDYHLPESGGFHNCAIVSIDKKYPKHAQKVMHAIWGAHMMSLTKLIIVVDKDCDVHDLHEVSWRALGNTDYARDLTVVEGPVDHLDHASYQQFWGGKAGIDATRKLPEEGYTRDGGWPDMVESDPATAALVDRRWKEYGL
- a CDS encoding PLD nuclease N-terminal domain-containing protein codes for the protein MLRALMYILPLALTIYAFIDCLNTPEDEAKHLPKVVWVIIILLFWIVGPIVWFAAGKMRRAPAGGRTPSEWHRNHRHEWVAPDDNPEFLKSLREDNKKDEALLKDWEADLRRREEELKRRERGEESES